Proteins encoded in a region of the Saccharothrix ecbatanensis genome:
- a CDS encoding acyl-CoA dehydrogenase family protein: MARLARTAGLTDIQEEILSTVRTFVDKEIIPHAQALEHGDTYPTDIVEGMKEMGLFGLTIPEEFGGLGESLLTYALVVEQIARGWMSVSGVINTHFIVAHMLKQHGTPEQQQKYLPRMATGEVRGSFSMSEPELGSDVAAIRTRATRDGDDFVINGQKMWLTNGGTSNLTAVLVKTDEGAEKAHQNLTTFLVEKPEGYGEVLPGLTIPGKLDKMGYKGVDTTEMVFDGFKIPAEQVLGGTTGRGFRHMMDGVEVGRVNVAARACGIALRAFELAIEYAQQRKTFGKPIVEHQAIAFKLAEMATKVEAAHLMMVNAARLKDSGARNDVEAGMAKLIASEYCAEVTQEAFRIHGGYGYSKEYEIERLMREAPFLLIGEGTSEIQKTIISRGLLRDYQSRG, translated from the coding sequence ATGGCGCGCCTGGCCCGGACCGCAGGACTGACCGACATCCAGGAGGAGATCCTGTCGACGGTCCGCACCTTCGTGGACAAGGAGATCATCCCGCACGCCCAGGCGCTGGAACACGGTGACACCTACCCGACCGACATCGTCGAGGGCATGAAGGAGATGGGCCTGTTCGGGCTCACCATCCCCGAGGAGTTCGGCGGGCTCGGCGAGTCCCTGCTCACCTACGCCCTGGTCGTCGAGCAGATCGCACGCGGCTGGATGTCGGTGTCCGGTGTGATCAACACCCACTTCATCGTGGCGCACATGCTCAAGCAGCACGGCACGCCAGAGCAGCAGCAGAAGTACCTGCCGCGGATGGCGACCGGCGAGGTGCGCGGCTCGTTCTCCATGTCCGAGCCCGAGTTGGGCTCCGACGTGGCCGCGATCCGGACGCGTGCGACCCGTGACGGCGACGACTTCGTCATCAACGGCCAGAAGATGTGGCTCACCAACGGCGGCACGTCCAACCTCACCGCCGTCCTGGTGAAGACCGACGAAGGCGCGGAGAAGGCGCACCAGAACCTGACCACGTTCCTGGTGGAGAAGCCCGAGGGCTACGGCGAGGTCCTGCCCGGTCTCACCATCCCCGGCAAGCTCGACAAGATGGGCTACAAGGGCGTCGACACCACCGAGATGGTGTTCGACGGCTTCAAGATCCCCGCCGAGCAGGTGCTGGGCGGCACGACCGGGCGCGGGTTCCGGCACATGATGGACGGCGTCGAGGTCGGCCGGGTGAACGTGGCGGCACGGGCGTGCGGCATCGCGTTGCGGGCGTTCGAGTTGGCCATCGAGTACGCCCAGCAGCGCAAGACGTTCGGCAAGCCGATCGTCGAGCACCAGGCCATCGCGTTCAAGCTGGCCGAGATGGCGACCAAGGTCGAGGCCGCGCACCTGATGATGGTCAACGCGGCCCGGCTGAAGGACTCCGGCGCGCGCAACGACGTCGAGGCGGGCATGGCGAAGCTCATCGCGTCCGAGTACTGCGCCGAGGTGACGCAGGAGGCGTTCCGCATCCACGGCGGCTACGGGTACTCCAAGGAGTACGAGATCGAGCGCCTGATGCGCGAGGCCCCGTTCCTGCTCATCGGCGAGGGCACCAGCGAGATCCAGAAGACCATCATCAGCCGGGGCCTCCTGCGCGACTACCAGTCCCGCGGCTGA
- a CDS encoding ABC transporter substrate-binding protein has protein sequence MRGKGHRLAAAGGAALIATSVLAGCGSGDGGITINVYKYPQENFQTIVDNCNASADGYRIVYHKLPREADGQREQMVRRLAAEDTGMDVLGLDVTWTAELAKAGWIKEFTGQAKSHVEDGTLETPLETARYEGRLYGAPDNTNVQLLWYRGDLVPTPPKTWDEMIEMGSQLKAQGKPGLVEATGKQYEGLVVLYNTLVNSAGGRILDENGTKAVVDDGAVKALEVLKKFATSDVVDPSFSNAVEDDARLAMEGGKAAFMLNWPYVYAAAQKVPDLAPNLKWAPYPSIDGSESKVTVGGINFAVSAFSEHPDESFDAVLCLRGAESQKFAAINDGVPPTIESVYDDPEMAEPYPMKEAILETLRNASARPSTPAYQNVSTVISTILSPPADIDPQRTAERLRTELQDALDSKGVLP, from the coding sequence ATGAGGGGCAAGGGTCATCGGTTGGCCGCCGCAGGGGGCGCCGCGCTGATCGCGACGTCCGTGCTGGCGGGCTGTGGTTCGGGTGACGGCGGGATCACCATCAACGTCTACAAGTACCCGCAGGAGAACTTCCAGACCATCGTCGACAACTGCAACGCGTCCGCCGACGGCTACCGGATCGTCTACCACAAGCTCCCGCGCGAGGCGGACGGCCAGCGCGAGCAGATGGTCCGCCGGCTGGCCGCCGAGGACACCGGCATGGACGTGCTGGGGCTCGACGTCACGTGGACCGCCGAGCTGGCCAAGGCCGGCTGGATCAAGGAGTTCACCGGCCAGGCCAAGTCCCACGTCGAGGACGGCACGCTCGAAACCCCGCTGGAGACGGCCCGTTACGAGGGCAGGCTGTACGGCGCTCCGGACAACACGAACGTCCAACTCCTCTGGTACCGCGGCGACCTCGTACCCACCCCGCCGAAGACGTGGGACGAGATGATCGAGATGGGCTCCCAGCTCAAGGCGCAGGGCAAACCGGGCCTGGTCGAGGCGACCGGCAAGCAGTACGAGGGCCTGGTCGTGCTCTACAACACGCTGGTCAACTCCGCGGGCGGCCGGATCCTGGACGAGAACGGCACCAAGGCCGTGGTGGACGACGGCGCGGTGAAAGCGCTGGAGGTGCTGAAGAAGTTCGCCACCTCGGACGTGGTCGACCCGTCGTTCTCCAACGCCGTCGAGGACGACGCCCGGCTGGCGATGGAGGGCGGCAAGGCCGCGTTCATGCTGAACTGGCCGTACGTCTACGCCGCCGCGCAGAAGGTCCCCGACCTCGCCCCGAACCTCAAGTGGGCGCCCTACCCGTCGATCGACGGCAGCGAGTCCAAGGTCACCGTCGGCGGCATCAACTTCGCCGTCAGCGCGTTCAGCGAGCACCCGGACGAGTCGTTCGACGCGGTGCTGTGCCTGCGCGGCGCGGAGAGCCAGAAGTTCGCCGCCATCAACGACGGCGTGCCGCCGACCATCGAATCGGTCTACGACGACCCCGAGATGGCCGAGCCGTACCCGATGAAGGAAGCGATCCTGGAGACGCTGCGGAACGCGAGCGCGCGTCCGAGCACCCCCGCGTACCAGAACGTCTCCACGGTGATCTCGACGATCCTGTCGCCGCCCGCGGACATCGACCCGCAACGCACGGCGGAACGGCTGCGCACCGAGCTCCAGGACGCGCTCGACTCCAAGGGGGTGCTGCCGTGA
- a CDS encoding general stress protein, with product MTSSFSGQNRPGVPPRLPTPPTGWPIGSYSTYEEAQRAVDFLADGDFPVQEVTIVGVDLMLVERVTGKLTWGRVLGTGAASGAWFGLFVGVLLSLFNTSPDASLGPIVAGLVVGIAFGLIFAAVGYGSARGKRDFQSASQLVAGRYDVLCQPRSAERGRDLLAQLALRPSDAKKD from the coding sequence GTGACGAGTTCCTTCTCCGGCCAGAACCGACCCGGGGTGCCGCCCCGTCTCCCCACCCCGCCCACCGGCTGGCCCATCGGCTCGTACAGCACCTACGAGGAAGCGCAGCGGGCGGTCGACTTCCTCGCCGACGGCGACTTCCCCGTCCAGGAGGTCACGATCGTCGGCGTCGACCTCATGCTCGTCGAACGCGTCACCGGCAAGCTCACCTGGGGCCGCGTGCTCGGCACCGGCGCGGCGTCCGGCGCGTGGTTCGGCCTGTTCGTCGGCGTCCTGCTCAGCCTGTTCAACACGAGCCCCGACGCGAGCCTCGGGCCGATCGTCGCGGGCCTCGTCGTCGGTATCGCCTTCGGTCTCATCTTCGCCGCCGTCGGCTACGGCTCGGCGCGCGGCAAGAGGGACTTCCAGAGCGCCAGCCAGCTCGTCGCCGGCCGGTACGACGTGCTGTGCCAGCCCCGTTCCGCCGAACGCGGCCGTGACCTGCTCGCCCAGCTCGCCCTGCGCCCCTCGGACGCCAAGAAAGACTGA
- a CDS encoding ABC transporter ATP-binding protein: MAEIVLDNVTKQYPDGAVAVRDVDIEIADGEFIILVGPSGCGKSTTLNMIAGLEDITAGELRIGGERVNERAPKDRDIAMVFQSYALYPHMTVKENMAFPLRLAKVDDTTVEKKVRDAAEILDLTQHLDRKPSNLSGGQRQRVAMGRAIVRSPKAFLMDEPLSNLDAKLRVQMRTSVSRLQKQLGTTTVYVTHDQTEAMTLGDRVVVMRGGAVQQLGAPQFLYDNPANLFVAGFIGSPAMNFVPASLENGMLRSALGDVPLTDRVRGLLEGADAPREVIMGLRPEHFEDARLVDDTVRSNGVTFTNQVDVLESMGSDKFAYFNLSGEQATSAELAELAADAGSADVPGGGVSLVARISATSSAVEGEPAEIWFDADKVQLFDPGNGRNLTYRA; the protein is encoded by the coding sequence ATGGCCGAGATCGTTCTGGACAACGTGACCAAGCAGTACCCCGACGGCGCGGTGGCCGTGCGGGACGTCGACATCGAGATCGCGGACGGCGAGTTCATCATCCTGGTCGGCCCGTCCGGCTGCGGGAAGTCCACCACCCTGAACATGATCGCGGGCCTGGAGGACATCACGGCCGGCGAGCTGCGCATCGGCGGCGAGCGGGTCAACGAGCGCGCGCCCAAGGACCGCGACATCGCGATGGTGTTCCAGTCCTACGCGCTGTACCCGCACATGACCGTGAAGGAGAACATGGCCTTCCCGCTGCGGCTGGCCAAAGTGGACGACACGACCGTGGAGAAGAAGGTCCGGGACGCGGCCGAGATCCTGGACCTGACCCAGCACCTGGACCGCAAACCGTCCAACCTGTCCGGTGGGCAGCGGCAGCGGGTGGCGATGGGGCGGGCGATCGTGCGCAGCCCCAAGGCGTTCCTGATGGACGAGCCGCTGTCCAACCTGGACGCGAAGCTGCGGGTGCAGATGCGCACGTCGGTGTCCCGGCTCCAGAAGCAGCTCGGGACGACCACCGTGTACGTGACGCACGACCAGACCGAGGCGATGACCCTCGGCGACCGGGTGGTGGTGATGCGGGGAGGCGCGGTGCAGCAGCTCGGCGCGCCGCAGTTCCTCTACGACAACCCGGCCAACCTGTTCGTCGCCGGGTTCATCGGCTCGCCCGCGATGAACTTCGTGCCGGCGTCGTTGGAGAACGGCATGCTGCGCTCGGCGCTCGGCGACGTTCCGCTCACCGACCGGGTGCGCGGGCTGCTGGAAGGCGCCGACGCACCCCGTGAAGTGATCATGGGGTTGCGGCCCGAGCACTTCGAGGACGCCCGATTGGTGGACGACACCGTTCGCTCGAACGGGGTCACCTTCACCAACCAGGTGGACGTGCTGGAGTCGATGGGCTCGGACAAGTTCGCCTACTTCAACCTTTCCGGTGAACAGGCGACCTCGGCCGAGTTGGCCGAGTTGGCGGCCGACGCGGGCTCGGCCGACGTGCCGGGCGGCGGTGTGTCACTGGTCGCCCGGATTTCCGCGACGTCGTCCGCGGTCGAAGGCGAACCGGCCGAGATCTGGTTCGACGCGGACAAGGTGCAGTTGTTCGACCCGGGGAACGGGCGAAACCTCACATATCGAGCCTGA
- a CDS encoding carbohydrate ABC transporter permease translates to MAGIGGAVTTGRKARWTVLNVLVVVYALFPVLWIVSLSFKTKETLGDGNFIPRQWTFDNYKTIFSTTEFVRALVNSIGIALIATAVAVVFGTMAAYAIARLDFPGKRLLIGVSLLIAMFPQISLVSPLFEIERGLGLFDTWPGLILPYITFALPLAIYTLSAFFREIPWELEKAAKMDGATPGQAFRRVIAPLAAPGVFTTAILVFIFCWNDFLFAISLTSTEASRTVPVALSFFTGSSQFEDPTGSIAAAAVVITIPIILFVLFFQRRIVAGLTSGAVKG, encoded by the coding sequence ATGGCCGGCATCGGCGGAGCCGTGACCACGGGCCGCAAGGCGCGCTGGACCGTGCTCAACGTCCTGGTCGTGGTGTACGCGCTGTTCCCCGTGCTGTGGATCGTGTCGCTGTCGTTCAAGACCAAGGAAACCCTGGGCGACGGCAACTTCATCCCGCGCCAGTGGACGTTCGACAACTACAAGACGATCTTCTCCACCACGGAGTTCGTCCGCGCGCTGGTGAACTCGATCGGCATCGCGCTCATCGCCACCGCCGTCGCGGTCGTGTTCGGCACGATGGCCGCCTACGCGATCGCCCGGCTCGACTTCCCCGGCAAGCGCCTGCTCATCGGGGTGTCGCTGCTGATCGCGATGTTCCCGCAGATCTCGCTGGTCTCACCGCTGTTCGAGATCGAGCGCGGGCTCGGCCTGTTCGACACCTGGCCCGGCCTGATCCTGCCCTACATCACGTTCGCGCTGCCGTTGGCGATCTACACGCTGTCGGCGTTCTTCCGCGAGATCCCGTGGGAGCTGGAGAAGGCGGCGAAGATGGACGGCGCGACGCCGGGTCAGGCGTTCCGCCGGGTCATCGCGCCACTGGCCGCGCCCGGCGTGTTCACCACGGCCATCCTGGTGTTCATCTTCTGCTGGAACGACTTCCTGTTCGCGATCTCGCTGACCTCCACCGAGGCGTCCCGCACGGTGCCGGTCGCGCTGTCGTTCTTCACCGGCAGCTCGCAGTTCGAGGACCCGACCGGGTCGATCGCCGCCGCCGCGGTGGTGATCACCATCCCGATCATCCTCTTCGTGTTGTTCTTCCAGCGTCGGATCGTCGCCGGGTTGACCTCCGGCGCCGTCAAGGGGTGA
- a CDS encoding nucleotidyl transferase AbiEii/AbiGii toxin family protein, with translation MLAEKLSTAIELGEANTRVRDYVDVYTLVARNDPDRDAVRTALGATTAHRGVEVRRLSEVIGELAERRDGAYRAFRRRLGGDGDGLPETFAEVVAVVVEFADSLVDGPPSPSQLTDDAAGVAGG, from the coding sequence GTGCTCGCGGAGAAGCTGAGCACCGCGATCGAATTGGGCGAGGCGAACACGCGTGTGCGTGACTACGTGGACGTCTACACGCTGGTCGCTCGGAATGACCCGGACCGCGATGCCGTGCGCACGGCGTTGGGCGCGACGACCGCGCACCGAGGGGTGGAGGTCAGGCGGCTTTCCGAGGTGATCGGGGAATTGGCGGAGCGGCGGGATGGGGCGTACCGGGCGTTCAGGCGGCGGCTCGGCGGTGATGGTGACGGGCTGCCCGAGACGTTCGCCGAAGTGGTCGCCGTCGTCGTGGAGTTCGCCGACTCGCTGGTCGACGGCCCGCCTTCCCCCTCACAGCTCACGGATGACGCGGCAGGGGTTGCCGGCGGCTAG
- a CDS encoding carbohydrate ABC transporter permease — protein MSPKAKAALSEGKKAERRLGLLLCAPAILIMAAVAGWPIVYSVWLSLQRYDLKFPDRTEFVGLENYVTVLSNPYWWNAMWVTVLITVVSVAVELVLGMVLALIMHRTLVGRGIVRTSTLIPYGIVTVVAAFSWRYAWTPGTGYLAETVAGGDPVLTEKIPAIMVVTLAEIWKTTPFMALLLMAGLALVPDDLLKAAAMDGATAWQRFTKVMVPVMKPAILVALLFRTLDAFRIFDNLFVLTAGSQGTSSVSMLTYNNLIKGLNLGIGSTMSVLIFIAVAIIAFVFVKLFGTAAPGGDGGGRR, from the coding sequence CTGTCACCCAAGGCGAAAGCCGCGCTGAGCGAGGGCAAGAAGGCCGAACGGCGACTCGGCCTGCTGCTGTGCGCCCCCGCGATCCTCATCATGGCCGCGGTCGCCGGCTGGCCGATCGTCTACTCCGTCTGGCTGTCGCTCCAGCGCTACGACCTCAAGTTCCCGGACCGCACCGAGTTCGTCGGCCTGGAGAACTACGTGACCGTGCTGTCGAACCCGTACTGGTGGAACGCCATGTGGGTGACGGTGCTGATCACGGTGGTGTCCGTGGCGGTCGAGCTGGTGCTGGGCATGGTGCTCGCCCTGATCATGCACCGCACGCTGGTCGGCCGGGGCATCGTGCGCACGTCCACGCTGATCCCGTACGGCATCGTCACGGTCGTCGCCGCGTTCTCGTGGCGCTACGCCTGGACGCCCGGCACCGGCTACCTGGCCGAGACGGTCGCGGGCGGCGACCCGGTGCTCACCGAGAAGATCCCGGCGATCATGGTCGTGACGCTGGCCGAGATCTGGAAGACCACGCCGTTCATGGCGCTGCTGTTGATGGCGGGCCTGGCGCTGGTGCCGGACGACCTGCTCAAGGCCGCCGCGATGGACGGCGCCACGGCGTGGCAGCGGTTCACCAAGGTCATGGTGCCGGTGATGAAGCCGGCGATCCTGGTGGCGCTGCTGTTCCGCACGCTCGACGCGTTCCGCATCTTCGACAACCTGTTCGTGCTGACAGCGGGCTCGCAGGGCACGTCGTCGGTGTCGATGCTGACCTACAACAACCTGATCAAAGGCCTGAACCTGGGCATCGGCTCGACCATGTCGGTGCTGATCTTCATCGCGGTGGCGATCATCGCGTTCGTGTTCGTGAAGCTGTTCGGGACCGCCGCCCCCGGCGGCGACGGCGGGGGGAGGCGCTGA
- a CDS encoding type IV toxin-antitoxin system AbiEi family antitoxin domain-containing protein: MPRLDGLPPTFTTATALRLGLHRRDLYRLRDDGELNAQGSPASLCSAIPSTPCSRRS, from the coding sequence GTGCCCCGGCTGGACGGCCTGCCGCCGACCTTCACCACAGCGACGGCGTTGCGCCTCGGACTGCACCGCCGGGACCTCTACCGGCTGCGGGACGACGGCGAGCTGAACGCCCAGGGCAGCCCGGCGTCGTTGTGCTCGGCTATCCCATCGACACCGTGCTCGCGGAGAAGCTGA
- a CDS encoding SDR family NAD(P)-dependent oxidoreductase, with amino-acid sequence MGILDGKAVVITGAGRGLGEAYAMHAAQAGAAVVVNDIDADLAEQVAEHIRTYGGRAVASTHTVADPSEAEKIVGMCLAEYGRVDGLVNNAGLNYETLPWEDDPESIRRIVEVNLLGVIYTGMAAMRVMREQRSGSIVNISSGAFLGQRKLATYAATKGAVTSLSSSWALDLEGENIRVNAVCPVAHTRMVWKSERSLRAIPADRTPGKVAPLVLFLLSDAAEGITGQIIRCNGRQLHLVGHPYFKQPILESDTWDSTSVKRAFDGVLQAHLEPFGLEKRIPPRLRELVEPGQTA; translated from the coding sequence ATGGGGATTCTTGACGGCAAAGCAGTCGTGATCACCGGGGCGGGGCGAGGTCTCGGTGAGGCCTACGCGATGCACGCCGCGCAGGCGGGAGCGGCGGTCGTGGTGAACGACATCGACGCTGACCTGGCCGAACAGGTTGCCGAGCACATCCGGACCTACGGCGGACGCGCGGTGGCGAGCACGCACACGGTGGCGGATCCGAGCGAGGCCGAGAAGATCGTGGGAATGTGCCTGGCGGAGTACGGCCGGGTGGACGGGCTGGTCAACAACGCCGGGCTGAACTACGAGACCCTGCCCTGGGAGGACGATCCGGAATCGATCCGACGGATCGTCGAGGTCAACCTCCTGGGTGTCATATACACCGGAATGGCGGCGATGCGCGTGATGCGCGAGCAGCGTTCCGGTTCGATCGTGAACATTTCGTCCGGGGCGTTTCTCGGCCAGCGCAAACTCGCCACGTACGCGGCGACCAAGGGCGCGGTGACGTCGCTCAGCTCGTCGTGGGCGCTTGACCTGGAAGGGGAGAACATCCGGGTGAACGCGGTCTGCCCGGTCGCGCACACCCGGATGGTGTGGAAGTCGGAGCGTTCGCTGCGGGCCATCCCCGCCGACCGCACACCGGGCAAGGTCGCGCCGTTGGTGCTGTTCCTGCTCAGCGACGCGGCGGAAGGCATCACAGGGCAGATCATCCGGTGCAACGGGCGGCAGCTGCACCTCGTCGGCCATCCGTACTTCAAGCAGCCGATCCTGGAGAGCGACACGTGGGACTCCACCTCGGTGAAGCGCGCCTTCGACGGCGTCCTCCAGGCCCACCTCGAACCGTTCGGCCTGGAAAAGCGCATCCCACCGCGCCTGCGTGAACTGGTGGAGCCCGGCCAGACAGCCTGA